Proteins encoded by one window of Taeniopygia guttata chromosome 1A, bTaeGut7.mat, whole genome shotgun sequence:
- the LOC116806634 gene encoding uncharacterized protein, producing MSISTFLLIVWFQTMAIYPCTVDAWIVPQPKKNVWVTLAQALKQDHMCLSTASAENPMSTCLVGVPSKGDEFPISLVRLQKQVNENKIPGVGKIPVQNPLILWQKWILDLPSAEGEPQELELLGSAKAEYCIQFDFSPTKEVKLYEQVKQYKVEFRAGQWCTAVYKLKSASTTDFRPRKLDKGVFLICGDRAYPGIPSRLIGGPCTFGHLTLASPNMTQIPIGRAKGEKKITKRSASQFDEHCDAEIYHWAKSKRVAVSVFLPWVAAAKALSELGNLECWVTKQANLTSTALSDLLEDEEITRKATLQNRAAIDFLLLAHGHGCKEFDGLCCFDLSSKGQSVHSSIQEMRSLIGSVKQENEDWFKDLFKDWDLSGWAVSLLKDIFYFLVALFLVLLAFGILKRIISKVITSKPKASAPVLIAAAVTESDWWEDDKQKDTAV from the coding sequence ATGTCaatttccacattcctgctcatcGTTTGGTTCCAGACAATGGCCATCTACCCGTGCACGGTGGACGCGTGGATTGTTCCACAgcccaagaaaaatgtgtgggtcaCACTCGCCCAAGCCTTGAAACAAGATCACATGTGTTTGTCTACTGCCTCAGCAGAAAATCCGATGTCCACATGTTTAGTAGGGGTTCCAAGTAAGGGGGATGAGTTTCCAATCAGTCTGGTCCGCTTGCAAAAGCAggtgaatgaaaataaaatacctggaGTAGGGAAAATACCAGTGCAAAACCCCCTCATTTTGTGGCAAAAGTGGATCCTAGACTTGccctctgctgagggagagccccaggaattagaactcctgggctctgcaaaagctgaatattgcattcaatttgatttttccccaaCCAAAGAAGTAAAACTATATGAGCAAGTCAAACAGTACAAGGTGGAATTCAGGGCGGGTCAATGGTGCACAGCTGTCTATAAGCTGAAATCTGCATCCACCACTGATTTCCGTCCCCGCAAGCTGGACAAAGGagtgtttcttatctgtggggacagagcataCCCAGGAATCCCCTCTCGTCTTATTGGAGGTCCATGCACTTTCGGGCATCTGACCCTTGCTTCCCCCAACATGACCCAAATTCCAATCGGGCGAGcaaaaggtgagaaaaaaattactaagcGAAGTGCAAGTCAATTTGATGAACATTGTGATGCAGAAATTTACCATTgggcaaaatccaaaagagttgctgtctctgtgtttttaccatgggttgcggcagcaaaagcattgAGTGAATTAGGCAATCTAGAATGCTGGGTGACGAAGCAGGCAAATTTAACATCAACAGCCCTGAGTGACCTCCTAGAAGACGAGGAAATAACCAGAAAGGCTACCCTCCAAAATCGGGCAGCTATTGATTTCCTGCTGTTGGCACATGGTCATGGATGTAAAGAGTTTGAtggtttgtgttgttttgatcTGTCATCTAAAGGCCAGAGTGTCCACTCGTCCATTCAGGAAATGAGAAGCCTCATTGGGAGtgtgaagcaagaaaatgaggattGGTTTAAAGATCTGTTCAAAGACTGGGACCTTTCTGGGTGGGCagtgtctcttttaaaagacatcttttactttctagttgcactgtttttagttttgttagCATTTGGGATTCTTAAGCGAATAATCTCCAAGGTCATCACCTCGAAGCCTAAGGCTTCCGCACCTGTTCTCATTGCTGCTGCCGTCACGGAGAGCGATTGGTGGGAAGACGACAAGCAGAAAGACACCGCAGTTTAA